AgccaaagaaaaagagcaatatGCATTAACAAGGTTaagaccaaaaagaaaagaaatagccaAAGTCACAAGCAAAGGAAGTCCCCAAACCACAAGCTGCCAAAGGTGGCAGTGTATCAGAGAAGCACAACCGCCTGCTTGTTCCACTTGCACACCCTTCCCTTGGCACCTGCAATCACCTCTCAGTGACAGGGAGCTAGAGAGAAGCACTGTTGGCAAACTCcattctgctggtttttttctgctcttattAAGCATTTTACACACCTGTGAAAGCTGAAAtaatgatgaagaaaaaaagcaaatgatagTTCAGTGAAGGGAAGACCATCAGAACTTGGGAACTAGgaagaacagggaaagaaacagaagaggtaAAGCTTGCAATGCTTTACGAAGAGGCAGAGAATGAAGATGAATGAATGATGATAGCTTGACACTGGTTTTGCCTACAAAGAgccaaaaatacttttcaagTAACTGAAGATATTAACCAACCCTGCTCCCCAAAGGTCTAAGGCAGGCAAGCAACTCATTAAGCTGCATTGCTAACTGCCACAGCACCCTTCTTTGTGCAAGCTGCACAGACAGCACTTTACCTGCTTTGTCACCAAACATGTTGTAACTCAAATCCAGAATTTCCACTTTGCTGTTTGCTGTGAGGGCATCCGCTAAATACTTCGCTGCATGATCATCAAATTCATTTCCTGagagctggagggacacaatTGTAGTATTTTCTAGAAGCATAGCAGAAAAGGCCTTAGCTCCTTCAATGCCTATTTTGTTGTCAGATAAATCAAcagctggggaaaggaaaaacattaatCAGACCACCAAATCATATCATATCAGATGCCAGGGAGGTGCCTGACCTCTATGCTGCAATGGCAGAAACAGTGCCAGACTTGGAAAATAAGAATGCTAAACCTGCTCTAACACAGCATTTTagcaggaacaacagaacttaattttttaattcacagaCTGTCCCTAAGATAGGCTCATTCAAGTTTTGCCACATGAATATGGGACATGAGACAAAAGCACTCCTTGTACATCTGTGCTTCCTGCTCCAGGCACAACCTACACTCAGCAAAGTTGTAGTGGGTTTCTTGGTTCCTCATcatggctggaaaaaaagagtgtaGGCTGGGAGAGAGAGCGAAGCTAAATGTAACAACACAAATGGATGTGAAGACAGACACTGAGACCCAAATATGAAAGCATGAACTTGTCTGCCCACCTACATACAGAATGAATTTTCCTCACACAGAAGTAACAGAATCCTAAACCTCTAACACTGAATCCAAccactagaaaacaaaaataaggaaatcCCTTGTTACTGGGGGGTTCACAGCACAGAACCTGTCCCCTTCATCCATGATGACTTCCTGACAAAGCAGATTAGGCTTGCCTTAGTTATACAAGAGTTGTGTTCTCAGCTGTCTAAACTGACCTTGTTCTTTGTGAATAAAATATATCCTTCAGTGCAGCAACCAGCATGACTTAGAGCAAAGTTCTGTGTGTATCATAGCAGGGGCCTGGAGATTCAGACACTGAAACAGGAGGTTAATGCAAGTGCTGGAAAATGCGACACAAGAGACATGACAGGGGCTCCACACAGACCCATCCTGGGTCTCTGCTCTGCGCTCTTCACACAGAAGCACAGCACAGGGACTCCTAGACTGTCTCTGCACGTTAACAACCTCAGGTTTGGCAGGGCTTGTTAATGCTTCTGGCTACATGCTGGCACAACCAGCTGTATCCCACCGAACTGCCTCCACTGCACCTCAGCTCTGCGGAGCCAGCGCAAGACCCTGACATGTATAACCCACAACCCAGACAACCTATCCACATAAGTTATATGTGGATATATATGGGAGTTGCTACTTAAATTATGAAAGGCAGGAATATCGACCCTGGAAAAGCAGGGACTAAAACCATGATCTCTAGACACAATACTGCCTGAGACTTAAATTCAGGAagtgctgctctgcttctgctccctCTATCTGTAGTACCTTTAGTCTAATACTACAGAGGTATTGGACACATGAAATGTCCCATGAAGAGCAGATGTGTGCTGCTGCTAGAACAGAGGCTTGCAGATTCACTCTAGATGGGCTTCTCTTCCACTTGTCCCTACTTAAAAGCCCTGTTTTCTTAGATGCAAATCATGCAAATTCAGCTTCCAAACCCTTAACCATTATTAACCACATCCTCTGAATAGCCTAAGTTTCAGGTGGATGTTTCTGATCCACAATCAAAGCAGAAACTCGCTCTTTCTCCTGGCTTTCACAGGAATAACAAGACTGGGCTGACTCCAGTTAGTGGCATCCTAACTTCACAAAAGTGCTGTGAAAACAGGTAAAGAAAGGTGatgaagcagcacagttttAAACACTCACTGTTCAAACAGCACctcttcacacacacagagtcacTATGACAGCAGGACTGGTTAAATCCACAAAGAAGCCAGTACAACTTCCTCCTCTACAGCAATACATCTACCACAGAACAGCAGATGGGAGCATACAAACCTGAAATGtagcagttttctttcagcatctcTGCAATTGCAGCCgccccttctccctgcagccagTTGTCACTTAGGTCTAACATGAGGATAGAGGTATCAACCATCAAGGAAAGAGCTAAAGCCTTGGCACCCTGCAATGAAAAGAACCCAAAACGGGTCATTTACAGTTTCACTGGGTTCACAAAGCTCTTGTGgatgtttctgtttcagattCCCTTAGTCTGGCAGGGTACAGGGGGATTTCACAAAGCCACCAACAGAATCATGCAAAAAGATTCCcctttcaaaatcatttaaagctatactggaaaagcaaatgctgaatATGGTTTAAGATATGTCCTTTACGTtattaaagaattaatttctccttccctaaaaatgatgaaaaatacttctgctgtCAATATTCAcaatgcagaggaaaaggaaaaagttctgGCCCATTGTGCCTGATGATGTACCTCTCCAGACATCACTTCTACGTGGCAGTCTGTGAGTACAGCCATAGTAAGTGCCCCTTTAGTTTACTTACAGCTGCTCTGAATCCTGACCTCAACATTTAAGAAGCCTGTATTGCACCAGTATCCTGATCTCTGTCAGGAGGAAttcttaatttcaaaaatatttacagtttaaCAAAAGTATGGCAATGACCTTGTAATTACTCAAAAAGTACTGCAAAATCATATTATTTTTCCCAGCCTTGGATATCAGACACCGGAAAATGAACCGGAAGGGACCTCAGAGAACAATTCAGACAAAATAAACTTAACAGAACAAAAAGGTTTATCACCATAAATTAGTATGAAAGGCTGCACCCTTTTCATGGTCCAAACtacacatttctaaaatgcCATACCCCCTGAAAGCAGCTTTCATGGGTGGGACTACCTGACACGAACCAATGCGTGAACGTACAAAAGGTTTATAATTTCTTcctaaaaatattactttaaaaaatgtggagTACACCAGGGCAGACAACACACTCTCAGGAAAAATTCTCCACCCAAGGTGGAAGAGGGGTAATAACACACCTGCACATCCTAtcctcccacctcccctcctTGCACCCAGAAAAGGAGATGACTCCCATTCCCAAGCCCTGCAAAACAACCTGCTGACAAATCCCCACCGCCCGCCAAACACCAAACCTCGTGTGGCATAACACTGGCCCCTAAATGGTATCTGAACCGCCCACAAGGCTGGCAGAAAAGGGTCCTTGACATGTTCTTGACATGAAACTTGCACTGCTTTGATACCCGAAGGAGTTACAACAACATTTTTGTTAGTGGGAAAGACAAAACCGACAGTCCCTGGGTTGGGTGTTTGCACCGGTTTCTGGTTCTGGCGAGGGACCACAGCTAAGCGTGACAGCGGGGTGACCAGAGGGGACAGCCCCAGCCGGCTGACAGGGTCTGCAGCCCCTCTGACACCCCAGAGCCCCGCAGCGGGTGTCGCTCAAGTGGGGCAAAGGTGCTGCCATCCCTCACCCGTGGGCCCAGGCCACGGTGCCGCAGGCTGAGCAGGGGGCCCGCCATGCGCCGCAGGAGGCCGGAGGCCGGGGTCACGCCGCAGGCCCGGCATGCAGCCCGGTACCGGCTCTCTCTGGCCGAGCCGCCGGCGTCCTCCTCGCCTGCGGGGAAAAGAGCGTCGGGGACAGTTTCACCGCGCGCTCCCACGAAGCCCCAGCGCCCGCCGCGTTGTCGCTGTTACTACACCGCcacggcggggacgcggcctAGACCCGGGCCcgggcccaggcccaggccgCTGCCTCCCCGGACCGGCGGGACAAACCCGGCGTCCTCCTGCACCCACCCCGGGGACACAGCCCTCGGAGCCCGGGTCGCAGCCAACCCCGGCCGGCGGGGCCCCCTCCCACCGCACCGGAGCTCCCCCCGTCcgcgccgctcccgccgccccccgacACCGCCGCCATCTccggccccgggcccgccgcgctGCTGCCATGGCgacggggcggggcggggccgcggaggggcggggcggcgctgcggaggggcggggcggcgctgcggaggggcggggcggcgctGCGGAGGGGTGCTGCGGTGGGGCGCTGCGGTGGGGCGTGGCGGTGCTGCGAGGGGCGTGGCGACGccgcggaggggcggggcgacgccgcggaggggcggggcggcgctgcggaggggcggggcggcgctGCGGCGGGAAGCGCGGTCAGCGCCGACGGCCCGCAGTCCCGCGCCGGCCGCCATGACGGACCGGGAGCCGTGCGGTGGCCTGCTCGACTACAAGACGGTGAAGTTCGCGCTGACGCGGAACCGGCGGGTCGGGCTGCTGCACCGCCTGCTCCAGCTCGGCGTGCTGGGCTACCTCTTCGGGTAGGGCGGTCCCCTCCCGCCGAGGCGAacccggccgcccgcccgcgggggcCCGGCCCTCCCGGAGGCGGTGGGGCGGCCGGGGGTCCCCTCAGCGCCACCCCCCCCTCgcaggtgggtgctgctggtgcagaAGGGCTACCAGGACACCGACCCAGCCCCCCGCGCCGCCGTCGTCACCAAGCTGAAGGGGGCGGCGGTCGCCGAGGTGGGGGGCGCGGGCCGGCGGCTGTGGGACGCGGCGGACTACGCCCGGCCCCCTCAGGTACGGCCGGGCCCCCgccctggggagaggggaggtggTCGGCAAAAGCTGTGGTAAAACCCTTTGGGAAAGGAGAGGCGACGCTAGCGTTGCGAATggcaaaggcaaaaaagcaaatttgtcGGTTGTTTTGCCGCTGAGGAGCGCGGCGGTGTAACTCCCCTGTTGAAGGCGCCTTCTTGCTTCCTAGggagaaaatgtgctttttctggTGACCAATTTCATCGCTACAGCAAGGCAAGGCCAGGGCACCTGTCCCGAGGTAAGTGAGCTGTGCTCTTCCTTAGCCCAGCGCCGCGGTGGGGTTAGATTTATGAAGCCagtcagcactgctgctctgtaGCCGTGCAGGAACCCGGCAGAACCCCGTGCAAGACcagacagaagggaaaaatggatttttattccAAACAAAGCTGATTCCCCTCATTCTCATGGCTCCATAGATCTTAGTTGCTCTTTTGAACTTGCTCTGTCATACTTGCATGAACCAAGACGTGTATGCAATCAGCCTGGCCAGAATCATTTGTGGTGATCAGAAGGACAAGGGATGTGGTCTGTTGGGGCCTCACCAGCTCTCTGGGCTTCTTGAGGGGTGGTGATACTGTATGATCTTTACaggctttctgctgcctttggaCAAGGGCTACTCTGGGGAGGCTGAGCTGTGTTGCCCCATTGCTATTCCATCTCTGCAGAGTGACTGACATCAGCGCTGCCATCCCCAGCTAATACCTCTGTTACCCATATTCCTTCTTGAGTCTCACATATATTCTTGGTTTCTTGACTTGCTGATCCATTCTCTTACCTCTGTTCTGCCATTTTTCCTGATGCTTTTACACACACTCCATGGATACCTGTGTCATGTTTCCTTCATAACTCTCTGCTGCAGGACTAGTATCCTCTCCATCTTAGTGTTCTATTTTTAGGAGGAACAGAGCACAAGCTCTAGGTGGTATCCCAGTCAGCCAACACTTAGTGGTATATGTTCTGAGGGATAGATCTTCCCTTTAAGTCTGGATTCAGGCCAGCCCCTCAGCTGAACTCTCCCAGGGTGGACACTGCTTGGCAGACAGGAGCAAATGTCTTCTAAGCTAAGCCACTGCTGGCACCTTGTGCCTGAGCCAAGTACTGTTTGTCCTAATGGCCccttcagcttttcctgtgGCCTGCTGTGCTGTGCCCAGCCTGATCCTGCTTCCCAGCTCACCCTGTGCTGCAGGCTGCCGGGCTGGGCTGCTCTCCAAACACAGGCCACAGGCTGCGGGAGAGGAGGAGCAAGCCCAGTTTGGGGTCAGGGAAAATGGTATTAGTGATCCCTCTTCAAAATGTTGAGAACTCCTAAAGTCCTGATAGCTGCAGGAACGTCCCCGGAGGAAGACATGTGCTGTAGAGCATTT
This genomic interval from Buteo buteo chromosome 11, bButBut1.hap1.1, whole genome shotgun sequence contains the following:
- the LRRC74B gene encoding leucine-rich repeat-containing protein 74B isoform X5 encodes the protein MAAVSGGGGSGADGGSSGEEDAGGSARESRYRAACRACGVTPASGLLRRMAGPLLSLRHRGLGPRGAKALALSLMVDTSILMLDLSDNWLQGEGAAAIAEMLKENCYISAVDLSDNKIGIEGAKAFSAMLLENTTIVSLQLSGNEFDDHAAKYLADALTANSKVEILDLSYNMFGDKAGEILGTAIAENIGLKELKISWNHFHSQGAAALAKGLGANTYLKVLDVSYNGFGNSGAAALGEALKANNVLEELNVSNNRISVEGALHIAGGLKENKSLKRLNMTRNPMQSEGCCGVLKALQANSGTGVEILDLPAK
- the LRRC74B gene encoding leucine-rich repeat-containing protein 74B isoform X3, with the protein product MAAVSGGGGSGADGGSSGEEDAGGSARESRYRAACRACGVTPASGLLRRMAGPLLSLRHRGLGPRGAKALALSLMVDTSILMLDLSDNWLQGEGAAAIAEMLKENCYISAVDLSDNKIGIEGAKAFSAMLLENTTIVSLQLSGNEFDDHAAKYLADALTANSKVEILDLSYNMFGDKAGEILGTAIAENIGLKELKISWNHFHSQGAAALAKGLGANTYLKVLDVSYNGFGNSGAAALGEALKANNVLEELNVSNNRISVEGALHIAGGLKENKSLKRLNMTRNPMQSEGCCGVLKALQANSGTGVEILDLPLNGTSVAQELPLEHLPCL
- the LRRC74B gene encoding leucine-rich repeat-containing protein 74B isoform X4, whose translation is MAAVSGGGGSGADGGSSGEEDAGGSARESRYRAACRACGVTPASGLLRRMAGPLLSLRHRGLGPRGAKALALSLMVDTSILMLDLSDNWLQGEGAAAIAEMLKENCYISAVDLSDNKIGIEGAKAFSAMLLENTTIVSLQLSGNEFDDHAAKYLADALTANSKVEILDLSYNMFGDKAGEILGTAIAENIGLKELKISWNHFHSQGAAALAKGLGANTYLKVLDVSYNGFGNSGAAALGEALKANNVLEELNVSNNRISVEGALHIAGGLKENKSLKRLNMTRNPMQSEGCCGVLKALQANSGTGVEILDLPCFLWSPKKRCKLKSY